One stretch of Pedobacter riviphilus DNA includes these proteins:
- a CDS encoding UDP-N-acetylmuramoyl-L-alanyl-D-glutamate--2,6-diaminopimelate ligase, whose protein sequence is MQLQDLLYGVTIKELVGKTDREINALNFDSRKVGKDDIFFAVVGTVADGHQFIEQTIQQGAGVIICENLPEIHDFTVTYIKVENTSVALGIIAGNYFGNPSADLKLIGITGTNGKTTIATILFKLFKDLGYKTGLLSTVENYINDTVVAATHTTPNPIVLNQLLRDMVSAGCDYCFMEVSSHAVSQHRIEGLTFSGGVFSNLTHDHLDFHKTFDAYLKAKKAFFDMLPKSAFALTNIDDKNGAVMLQNTKAHKKTYALKQLADFKAKIIENQFSGLHLDIDNEDVYFKLVGSFNAYNLLAVYGTAILLEQDKLKVLTLLSRLSGAEGRFDYITSADKIIGIVDYAHTPDAVQNVLSTIANIRKGTEQVITVIGCGGDRDKTKRPIMAQVACDWSDKVILTSDNPRTEDAQAIINDMEAGVSPTNKRKTLSILDRREAIKTACHLAQPGDIILVAGKGHEKYQEINGVRNHFDDKEILLEQLKPIS, encoded by the coding sequence ATGCAATTACAGGATTTACTTTATGGCGTAACGATTAAAGAATTGGTTGGAAAAACCGATAGGGAAATCAATGCACTGAATTTCGATTCGCGTAAGGTAGGTAAAGATGATATCTTTTTTGCGGTAGTGGGAACTGTTGCTGATGGTCACCAGTTCATTGAGCAGACTATTCAGCAAGGGGCGGGTGTAATTATCTGTGAAAATTTACCAGAAATCCATGATTTTACGGTTACCTATATTAAAGTAGAAAATACATCGGTTGCTTTAGGGATCATTGCCGGTAATTATTTTGGTAATCCGTCAGCAGATTTAAAACTGATCGGTATTACAGGAACAAACGGAAAAACCACCATTGCCACCATTCTTTTTAAATTATTTAAAGATTTAGGTTATAAAACCGGGCTTTTATCAACAGTAGAGAACTATATCAACGATACTGTAGTAGCAGCAACACATACTACACCGAATCCAATTGTCTTAAACCAGCTTTTAAGGGATATGGTAAGTGCAGGCTGCGATTATTGTTTTATGGAAGTGAGTTCGCATGCGGTATCACAACACCGGATCGAAGGATTGACTTTCTCTGGCGGAGTGTTTTCGAATTTAACACATGATCATTTAGATTTTCATAAAACTTTTGATGCTTACCTGAAAGCCAAAAAAGCATTTTTTGATATGCTACCTAAATCGGCATTTGCGCTGACCAATATCGACGATAAAAACGGTGCGGTGATGCTACAGAATACCAAAGCGCATAAAAAGACCTATGCCCTTAAGCAACTGGCCGATTTTAAAGCAAAAATTATCGAAAACCAATTCAGTGGCTTGCATTTAGATATCGATAACGAAGACGTTTACTTCAAGCTTGTAGGCTCTTTTAATGCGTATAACTTACTGGCTGTTTACGGAACCGCAATTTTACTGGAGCAGGATAAATTAAAGGTGCTGACTTTGTTGAGCCGTTTATCGGGTGCTGAAGGAAGATTTGATTATATCACTTCTGCTGATAAGATTATTGGTATTGTAGATTACGCGCATACGCCAGATGCCGTTCAGAATGTGTTGAGTACCATTGCTAATATCCGCAAAGGAACCGAACAGGTAATTACGGTAATCGGGTGCGGGGGAGATCGTGACAAAACTAAACGACCAATTATGGCACAGGTGGCCTGCGATTGGAGCGATAAAGTGATCCTCACTTCAGATAATCCACGTACAGAAGATGCTCAGGCAATAATTAACGATATGGAAGCTGGGGTTTCGCCAACAAATAAGCGTAAAACCTTATCAATTTTAGATAGAAGAGAAGCTATAAAAACAGCCTGTCATTTGGCACAACCTGGAGATATTATTCTTGTTGCGGGCAAAGGACACGAAAAATACCAGGAAATTAATGGTGTAAGGAACCATTTTGATGATAAAGAAATTTTACTTGAACAATTAAAACCAATCAGCTAA
- a CDS encoding penicillin-binding protein, protein MNIRANILLRVYLAFGLIVLFAFAVFLRLGQVQFVQGKKWKAMADSLSTRYVNVEATRGNIYSNDGSLLATSIPEYELRMDMFAGGIADKDVFNEKVDSLGYKLSQIFQDKTAKEYARMLRKGRQDSARYLLIHRKVGYADLKTIRTFPLFNIGKFSGGLIAVQQNKRILPFQALAARTIGYKNENVKNGVGLEGAYKEYINGETGKRLMQRIAGGVYIPVNEEAEVAPKDGADIISTIDVNMQDLAQSALEKQLIKSQADHGAVILMEVATGEIRAVANFSKVEEGVYKEKFNYAIAGNQDPGSTFKLASYMALLEDKLVDTNTMVGTGNYKIPGHTIKDSHGSIGVVTVKKAFEQSSNAAVAYLINSKYGANPKKFTDHLYDWHLNEKMGLQIPGEATPAVKNPITNKSWNKNMTLPQMAYGYEMQLTPLKMLTLYNAVANNGKMVAPIFVKEIRRLGNPIEQFKARVINDKICSDVTLSKIKKMLEGVVTEGSGKQIVYNPLYPIAGKTGTAQVADANRGYKANKQYQASFVGYFPADKPKYSLIVVINDPKGAYYGALVSGPVFREIADRIYASDMQMYNDVPTRLVGNTGNPPTKAGQSKATQKVYKAFGFKPLFASKSEYYNIIDTSAGTVFQENNERKGVMPNVAGMGLKDALYLLGNAGLKTKVLGSGKVISQSIAAGTKVGKGLGVQIELN, encoded by the coding sequence ATGAATATTAGGGCAAACATCTTGCTTCGTGTATATCTGGCATTTGGCTTAATTGTGCTTTTTGCTTTCGCGGTGTTTTTACGCCTCGGTCAGGTGCAGTTTGTACAGGGAAAAAAGTGGAAAGCTATGGCAGATAGTCTTTCTACACGATATGTAAATGTTGAGGCTACCCGTGGGAATATTTATTCGAACGATGGTAGTTTGCTGGCTACTTCGATACCTGAATACGAACTGCGTATGGATATGTTTGCAGGTGGCATTGCTGATAAAGATGTGTTTAATGAAAAAGTTGATTCTTTAGGTTATAAACTCTCGCAGATTTTTCAAGATAAAACAGCAAAAGAATATGCCCGGATGCTGCGTAAGGGTCGTCAGGATAGTGCACGTTATTTGTTGATCCACCGTAAAGTAGGTTATGCCGATCTTAAAACCATCAGAACTTTTCCATTATTCAACATTGGGAAGTTTAGTGGTGGTTTAATTGCTGTTCAGCAAAACAAACGTATTCTTCCTTTTCAGGCTTTGGCTGCCCGTACCATTGGTTATAAAAACGAAAATGTTAAAAACGGTGTAGGTTTAGAAGGCGCGTATAAAGAATATATCAACGGCGAAACTGGAAAAAGATTAATGCAGCGTATTGCAGGTGGTGTTTACATCCCAGTAAATGAGGAAGCCGAGGTAGCGCCAAAAGATGGAGCTGACATTATTTCAACCATTGATGTGAACATGCAAGATCTGGCACAGAGCGCATTAGAGAAACAGCTGATCAAATCGCAGGCTGATCATGGTGCGGTGATCTTGATGGAAGTTGCAACCGGTGAGATCCGTGCGGTAGCCAATTTCTCTAAAGTGGAAGAAGGTGTTTATAAAGAGAAATTTAACTATGCTATCGCAGGTAATCAGGATCCGGGATCGACCTTTAAACTGGCTTCTTATATGGCGCTTTTAGAAGACAAATTGGTAGATACCAATACAATGGTTGGAACAGGGAATTATAAAATTCCTGGTCATACGATTAAGGATTCGCATGGAAGTATAGGTGTGGTAACCGTTAAAAAAGCATTTGAACAATCGTCAAACGCGGCAGTTGCTTATTTGATCAACAGTAAATATGGTGCTAACCCTAAAAAGTTTACTGATCATCTATATGATTGGCATTTAAATGAAAAAATGGGTTTACAAATTCCCGGAGAAGCTACGCCGGCAGTAAAGAATCCAATCACAAATAAAAGCTGGAACAAAAACATGACCCTTCCTCAAATGGCTTACGGTTATGAAATGCAGTTAACACCATTAAAAATGCTTACCCTGTACAATGCGGTGGCTAATAATGGCAAAATGGTGGCGCCAATTTTTGTAAAAGAAATCAGAAGGTTGGGCAACCCAATAGAGCAGTTTAAAGCTAGGGTAATTAACGATAAAATATGTTCGGATGTGACCTTAAGCAAAATTAAAAAAATGCTTGAAGGAGTAGTGACCGAGGGTAGTGGAAAGCAGATTGTTTACAATCCCCTATATCCAATTGCAGGTAAAACCGGAACAGCACAGGTTGCTGATGCAAATAGGGGATACAAAGCGAATAAGCAATATCAAGCCTCTTTTGTGGGGTATTTTCCGGCTGATAAGCCGAAGTATTCTCTAATCGTAGTAATTAACGATCCAAAAGGTGCTTATTATGGTGCATTGGTTTCTGGACCGGTTTTCAGAGAAATTGCCGATCGTATTTACGCCAGCGATATGCAGATGTATAACGATGTGCCGACCCGTTTGGTAGGTAATACGGGTAATCCGCCTACAAAAGCAGGGCAAAGTAAAGCGACTCAGAAGGTGTATAAGGCATTTGGTTTTAAACCGCTTTTTGCTTCAAAATCTGAGTATTACAATATTATAGATACCAGTGCAGGAACAGTTTTTCAGGAAAATAACGAGCGTAAAGGTGTGATGCCAAATGTGGCGGGAATGGGACTGAAAGATGCATTGTATCTTTTAGGAAATGCTGGTTTAAAAACCAAAGTTTTAGGGTCGGGAAAAGTGATTAGCCAATCAATAGCTGCCGGAACAAAGGTGGGTAAGGGATTGGGTGTACAAATAGAGTTGAATTAA
- a CDS encoding FtsL-like putative cell division protein: MNRFREEIEEEEIGPEPELKAAPKRPKTAEEKMDSNSFISKLFNDGLVSKEAATDALPYLCFLAFLGMIYIANSHFAVNNVRRIDKLNKEVKELRWEYKSLKADLMFKSKLTEVAKKVDTLGIKELIEPPKKIIVKSDEY; this comes from the coding sequence ATGAATAGGTTTAGGGAAGAGATAGAAGAAGAAGAGATTGGGCCCGAACCAGAGCTGAAAGCTGCGCCCAAAAGGCCAAAAACTGCTGAAGAAAAAATGGATAGTAATTCGTTTATCAGTAAGCTTTTTAATGATGGATTAGTAAGTAAAGAGGCGGCAACTGATGCTTTGCCTTATTTGTGTTTTCTGGCCTTTTTGGGGATGATTTATATTGCCAATAGCCACTTTGCGGTAAACAATGTTCGCCGGATTGATAAATTAAATAAAGAAGTAAAAGAATTAAGATGGGAGTATAAGTCTTTAAAGGCTGACCTGATGTTCAAAAGTAAACTGACAGAGGTTGCCAAAAAGGTAGATACCCTTGGTATAAAAGAACTGATTGAACCACCAAAAAAAATAATTGTTAAAAGCGATGAATATTAG
- the murG gene encoding undecaprenyldiphospho-muramoylpentapeptide beta-N-acetylglucosaminyltransferase — protein MNNSPKIIISGGGTGGHIFPAVAIANALKRMVPACEILFVGAIGRMEMEKVPAAGYKIIGLNISGMQRGSIIKNLALPFKVIGSVRKAMQIINDFKPDAVVGVGGYASGPLLYAASLKGIPYLIQEQNSYAGVTNKWLGKKASKICVAFDGMDQFFPADKILKTGNPVRQEVVDIKGKHHAGAELLKLDPLKKTIMVTGGSLGAGTLNKAIEKHLPEIIAQDVQVIWQTGKYYYKGIIERLGLEYHPNVRILEFLNKMDLAYAAADVIVSRAGAGTIAELCLIKKPVILVPSPNVAEDHQTKNAMALVKNGAAILINDRAAEDTLVKEALALLANKEQCEKLAENVAKMALPEADEIIANEVLKLIRLKD, from the coding sequence ATGAATAATTCCCCAAAAATTATCATATCAGGTGGTGGCACGGGCGGGCATATTTTTCCCGCCGTAGCCATAGCCAATGCGCTAAAACGCATGGTGCCAGCCTGTGAAATCTTATTTGTGGGTGCAATAGGCCGAATGGAAATGGAAAAAGTTCCTGCAGCCGGATATAAAATTATAGGACTGAATATTAGTGGGATGCAACGTGGCTCGATTATTAAAAATCTGGCACTCCCGTTCAAGGTAATCGGTAGTGTGCGTAAAGCCATGCAGATTATTAATGATTTTAAGCCCGATGCTGTAGTAGGTGTTGGCGGCTATGCCTCTGGGCCTTTGTTGTATGCGGCCTCTTTGAAAGGCATTCCTTACCTCATCCAGGAACAGAATTCTTATGCCGGCGTAACCAATAAGTGGTTAGGTAAAAAAGCTTCGAAAATCTGTGTCGCCTTTGATGGTATGGATCAGTTTTTTCCTGCAGACAAGATTTTGAAAACAGGTAATCCTGTCCGCCAGGAAGTAGTTGATATTAAAGGTAAACACCATGCTGGTGCCGAACTATTGAAACTAGATCCTCTGAAAAAGACCATTATGGTTACCGGTGGGAGTTTAGGTGCAGGAACACTAAATAAGGCGATTGAAAAACATTTGCCCGAGATTATAGCACAAGATGTGCAGGTGATCTGGCAAACAGGTAAGTATTACTACAAAGGGATTATAGAAAGATTGGGTTTAGAATATCATCCCAATGTTCGCATTCTCGAGTTTTTAAATAAAATGGATCTGGCCTATGCAGCAGCAGATGTAATTGTGAGCAGGGCAGGAGCCGGAACCATAGCAGAACTTTGTTTAATTAAAAAACCAGTGATATTGGTGCCTTCGCCAAATGTAGCAGAAGACCATCAAACTAAAAATGCGATGGCATTGGTTAAAAATGGAGCTGCAATACTAATTAACGATCGCGCTGCAGAAGATACCCTGGTTAAAGAAGCGCTGGCATTGCTGGCAAATAAAGAACAGTGCGAAAAACTAGCTGAAAATGTAGCTAAGATGGCATTGCCGGAAGCAGATGAAATTATTGCGAACGAAGTATTGAAATTAATAAGGCTGAAAGACTAA
- the murC gene encoding UDP-N-acetylmuramate--L-alanine ligase, giving the protein MELSKINRVFFVGIGGIGMSALARYFAKRGQVVCGYDKTRTKLTETLEQEGILITYLDEASSLPCAFLDNHDDTLVVYTPAIPKEAKILNHFINNGFALKKRSEVLGIISKGMFCIAVAGTHGKTTTSSVVAHILKDTGYDCTAFLGGITSNYNSNVLFGKNNVVVVEADEYDRSFLTLHPDVAVVTSMDADHLDIYGDKSHLEESFRLFAGQLKAEGVLYAHEGLPLEKSISYAASSTATARAEHLRVEGAKFVFDYADGTQSIKDISLMLPGKHNVENTTVAIAIALQLGIDAEKVKQAVANFKGVKRRFEYIVNNGSQIYIDDYAHHPEELRACFDAVRQLYPDKKLTVIFQPHLFTRTRDFADDFAKVLSTVDELILLEIYPARELPLEGVNAQFLLDKITLADKKICGKDFVVQYVKDTKPELILTVGAGDIDTIIEPLKNTLNNA; this is encoded by the coding sequence ATGGAACTAAGTAAAATAAATAGGGTTTTCTTTGTAGGTATCGGTGGTATCGGCATGAGTGCGCTTGCCCGTTATTTTGCTAAACGCGGTCAGGTGGTTTGCGGTTACGATAAAACCAGGACCAAACTGACTGAAACCTTAGAGCAGGAAGGTATTCTCATTACCTATCTTGATGAAGCCTCTTCATTGCCTTGTGCATTTTTGGATAATCATGATGATACCCTGGTGGTTTACACACCAGCAATTCCAAAAGAAGCTAAAATTTTAAACCATTTTATAAATAATGGTTTTGCGCTCAAAAAACGATCTGAGGTTTTAGGGATTATCAGTAAAGGAATGTTCTGTATTGCAGTTGCGGGTACACATGGCAAAACCACAACATCATCTGTTGTTGCACATATTTTAAAAGATACGGGTTACGATTGTACCGCTTTTTTAGGTGGAATAACCAGTAACTATAACAGTAATGTGCTTTTCGGTAAAAACAATGTAGTAGTGGTAGAGGCCGATGAATACGATCGGTCGTTTTTAACCCTCCACCCAGATGTAGCGGTGGTTACTTCCATGGATGCCGATCATTTGGATATTTATGGAGATAAAAGCCATCTCGAAGAATCTTTCCGTTTGTTTGCAGGTCAGCTCAAAGCCGAAGGTGTGCTTTATGCGCACGAAGGATTGCCGCTGGAGAAAAGCATCAGTTATGCCGCAAGTTCAACAGCAACGGCAAGAGCAGAGCATTTAAGGGTAGAAGGGGCGAAATTTGTTTTTGATTATGCAGATGGTACTCAAAGCATCAAAGACATTAGTTTAATGCTTCCCGGTAAACACAATGTAGAAAATACAACGGTTGCCATTGCTATTGCCTTACAGTTGGGCATAGATGCAGAAAAAGTGAAACAGGCAGTTGCAAATTTTAAGGGGGTTAAACGCCGCTTCGAATATATTGTAAATAATGGCAGTCAGATTTATATAGATGATTATGCACATCATCCTGAAGAACTGAGGGCTTGTTTTGATGCAGTGAGGCAATTGTATCCAGATAAAAAGCTGACGGTAATTTTTCAGCCGCACTTATTCACGAGAACAAGAGATTTTGCAGATGATTTTGCAAAAGTTTTAAGCACTGTTGACGAACTGATACTGCTGGAGATTTATCCAGCAAGAGAATTACCGCTTGAGGGGGTAAATGCTCAGTTTTTATTGGATAAAATTACTTTGGCAGATAAAAAAATATGTGGAAAAGATTTTGTGGTTCAATATGTTAAGGATACAAAACCTGAATTAATTTTAACAGTAGGTGCGGGAGATATCGACACGATTATCGAACCCCTTAAAAATACTTTAAACAATGCTTAA
- the mraY gene encoding phospho-N-acetylmuramoyl-pentapeptide-transferase has product MLYLLFEYLHKHYDIPGLRLFQYITFRASVSIILSLIITTVYGRRLIDFLHKKQVGETVRNLGLEGQMQKQGTPTMGGIIILLGILIPTLLFANISNIYVILMIITTIWMGAVGFLDDYIKVFKKNKEGLAGRFKVVGQVGLGLIVGCTMYFHPNIVVRETVQDDVKSTSSVPMVLRQKGETFYYTQDVKSTKSNMPFYKNNEFDYAKVLKFLGGDYQKYGFFIFLIVTVFIITAVSNGANITDGIDGLATGTSAVIGITLGILAYVSGNTIMADYLNIMYIPNSAELMIFAGAFVGSCVGFLWYNSYPAQIFMGDTGSLAIGGIIASFAIMIRKELLIPILCGIFLVELVSVIMQVSYFKYTKKKFGEGRRIFLMSPLHHHYQKKGYHEAKIVTRFWIIGIMLAIMTIVTLKLR; this is encoded by the coding sequence ATGTTATATTTATTATTCGAATACCTGCATAAGCATTATGATATACCTGGGTTAAGGTTGTTTCAGTACATCACTTTCCGTGCTTCGGTTTCTATTATTTTATCGCTGATTATTACTACGGTATATGGTCGTAGGCTGATTGATTTTTTGCATAAAAAACAGGTGGGCGAAACGGTAAGGAATTTAGGTTTGGAAGGCCAGATGCAGAAACAGGGTACACCTACAATGGGTGGTATCATCATTTTGCTCGGTATTCTTATCCCGACTTTATTATTTGCCAATATTTCCAATATTTATGTCATCCTAATGATCATTACCACGATTTGGATGGGTGCTGTAGGTTTCTTGGACGATTATATCAAAGTTTTCAAAAAAAACAAAGAAGGTTTAGCAGGCCGTTTTAAGGTAGTTGGCCAGGTTGGCTTAGGCTTAATTGTTGGTTGCACCATGTACTTTCATCCAAATATTGTAGTGAGGGAAACTGTGCAGGACGATGTGAAAAGCACTTCTTCTGTGCCAATGGTGTTGCGCCAAAAGGGCGAAACCTTTTACTATACACAAGATGTAAAATCAACCAAGTCGAACATGCCTTTTTATAAGAACAATGAGTTCGATTATGCCAAGGTGTTGAAGTTTCTGGGTGGCGATTATCAGAAATATGGATTTTTCATCTTCCTGATCGTAACGGTATTTATCATTACTGCGGTGTCGAACGGGGCAAACATTACCGATGGGATTGACGGTTTAGCAACGGGAACTTCGGCAGTAATCGGGATTACGCTCGGTATTTTGGCTTATGTATCGGGTAACACCATTATGGCCGATTACCTTAACATTATGTACATACCAAACTCTGCAGAGCTGATGATTTTCGCAGGTGCATTTGTGGGTTCCTGTGTTGGTTTCCTTTGGTACAACTCTTACCCAGCGCAGATTTTTATGGGCGATACCGGAAGCTTGGCCATTGGGGGGATCATTGCCTCATTTGCCATCATGATCCGCAAGGAGCTGTTGATTCCGATTCTATGTGGGATATTCCTCGTAGAACTGGTGTCGGTAATTATGCAGGTATCTTATTTTAAATATACAAAGAAGAAATTTGGTGAAGGACGCAGGATTTTCCTGATGTCGCCTTTGCATCACCACTACCAGAAAAAAGGATATCACGAAGCCAAAATTGTAACCCGCTTCTGGATTATCGGAATTATGCTGGCAATTATGACCATCGTAACATTGAAGTTAAGGTAG
- the murD gene encoding UDP-N-acetylmuramoyl-L-alanine--D-glutamate ligase: MSTNNITSSNTKSAMTGQSRVVILGAGESGVGAAKLAQAKGFEVFVSDYGVITDKYKAALEKLGIPFESEKHTEELILNATEVIKSPGIPPTAPIIKKLVAKGISVVSEIEFAKRYTQAKTICITGSNGKSTTSLLTYHILKNAGLNVGLAGNIGQSFAAQVATEDYEYYVLEISSFMLDDMFKFKADIAVLLNITPDHLDRYDYKLENYAASKMRIVQNQTAEDVFIYCADDEESLKAIALIKPIAKAFPFSITKKVELGAYLEETTIHILTEPNNQLTMSISDLALQGKHNIYNSMASGIVSKVLELRNESIRESMGNFKNIEHRLEHVAKISGIDFINDSKATNVNSTWYALESMTSDVVLIMGGVDKGNDYNMLKDLVKSKVKAIVCLGKDNKRIHDAFEDDVEVIVNTFSAEEAAQIAFHLAKRGDTVLLSPACASFDLFKNYEDRGNQFKAAVREL, encoded by the coding sequence ATGAGCACGAATAATATCACATCAAGCAATACGAAGTCAGCGATGACCGGGCAGAGCCGTGTGGTTATTCTTGGTGCTGGAGAAAGTGGGGTTGGTGCTGCAAAATTGGCTCAGGCAAAAGGTTTCGAGGTTTTTGTTTCCGATTACGGTGTAATTACCGATAAATATAAAGCTGCATTAGAAAAACTTGGTATACCGTTCGAATCTGAAAAGCATACTGAAGAATTGATTCTGAATGCAACTGAAGTAATTAAGAGCCCAGGTATTCCGCCTACAGCTCCAATCATTAAAAAATTGGTAGCCAAAGGGATTTCAGTGGTTTCCGAAATTGAGTTTGCCAAAAGATATACCCAGGCAAAAACCATTTGCATTACGGGTTCCAATGGTAAATCAACTACCAGTTTATTAACCTATCATATCTTAAAAAATGCCGGGTTAAACGTAGGTCTGGCAGGTAACATCGGGCAAAGTTTTGCAGCCCAGGTGGCTACAGAAGATTACGAATATTATGTGCTGGAAATCTCGAGTTTTATGCTCGATGATATGTTCAAATTTAAAGCCGATATCGCAGTTTTGCTGAACATCACGCCAGATCATTTAGATCGTTACGACTATAAACTGGAGAATTATGCCGCATCTAAAATGCGTATAGTTCAAAATCAAACTGCAGAAGATGTTTTCATTTATTGTGCAGACGACGAAGAGAGCCTAAAAGCCATCGCGTTGATTAAACCTATCGCAAAAGCCTTTCCATTTTCAATTACTAAAAAAGTTGAACTGGGTGCTTATTTAGAAGAAACTACTATACATATCCTTACAGAACCTAATAACCAACTAACCATGTCTATTTCAGATTTAGCCTTACAGGGCAAGCACAACATTTATAATTCTATGGCCTCAGGCATTGTGTCTAAAGTTTTAGAGTTAAGGAATGAATCCATTCGCGAAAGCATGGGTAATTTCAAGAATATTGAGCACAGGTTAGAGCATGTGGCCAAAATTTCGGGGATCGATTTTATCAACGATAGTAAAGCCACCAATGTGAACTCTACCTGGTATGCTTTAGAAAGTATGACCAGCGATGTAGTGCTGATTATGGGCGGTGTTGATAAGGGTAACGATTATAACATGCTTAAGGATTTGGTTAAAAGTAAGGTAAAGGCTATTGTTTGCTTAGGTAAAGACAATAAACGTATCCACGATGCTTTTGAAGATGATGTAGAAGTAATTGTAAATACTTTTTCGGCTGAAGAAGCTGCACAGATTGCTTTCCACCTGGCTAAACGTGGCGATACCGTTTTGCTCTCACCAGCATGTGCAAGTTTCGATTTGTTTAAAAATTATGAAGACCGCGGAAACCAGTTTAAAGCGGCTGTTAGAGAATTATAA
- a CDS encoding FtsW/RodA/SpoVE family cell cycle protein — MLQALLNKTKGDRWIWLIIILLSLISVMAVYSATGTLAYKKGETVEKLLLTKHLIFVLMGIGMIYIAHLLDYRYYAGISKVLMIVTIPLLFYTLIFGTNLNDASRWVKIPVIGLTFQTSDLAKLALITFLARMLTKKQENIKNVKESFIPIMGSVCVVFVLIALANLSTALMLFGVSILLLIIGRISIKQIAIVCAGGFVLLLFVFFLGPRRKTYMSRINTFMHPEMQHSDKTFQADQAKIALATGGVFGKGPGNSTQRNFLPHPYSDFIFAIIIEEWGTVGGIVIMILYLVLLYRCIKIVTRAPKAFGALLAAGLSFSLTIQAFANMAVAVGLGPVTGVPLPLVSMGGTSMIFTSVAFGIILSVSRDVEENAKLTPKEEKINNKIIVGEIPAIA; from the coding sequence ATGTTGCAGGCACTACTTAATAAAACAAAAGGCGATAGATGGATCTGGTTGATCATCATCCTGCTTTCGCTTATATCTGTAATGGCAGTATACAGTGCAACAGGTACCCTGGCGTATAAAAAAGGAGAAACCGTAGAAAAGCTTTTGCTTACCAAACACTTAATTTTTGTGTTGATGGGTATCGGGATGATCTATATTGCCCACCTGCTCGATTACCGCTATTATGCCGGTATTTCTAAAGTGCTGATGATTGTGACCATTCCTTTGCTTTTTTATACCTTGATATTTGGAACCAACTTAAACGATGCTTCGAGGTGGGTTAAAATACCGGTAATCGGATTAACCTTTCAAACTTCCGATCTGGCCAAGCTGGCGTTGATTACCTTTTTGGCCCGGATGTTGACTAAAAAGCAAGAAAATATTAAAAACGTTAAAGAGTCATTTATACCAATTATGGGTTCGGTTTGTGTGGTGTTTGTTTTAATCGCACTGGCCAATCTATCTACAGCGTTAATGCTGTTTGGTGTAAGTATATTGCTGTTAATTATCGGTAGGATCAGTATTAAACAGATCGCAATTGTGTGTGCAGGAGGTTTTGTGCTCCTGTTGTTCGTTTTCTTTTTGGGCCCAAGAAGAAAAACCTACATGTCGCGAATCAATACGTTCATGCATCCCGAAATGCAGCATTCAGATAAAACTTTCCAGGCAGATCAGGCAAAAATTGCCTTGGCTACTGGTGGTGTTTTTGGTAAAGGACCAGGTAATAGTACACAACGCAATTTCCTACCACACCCGTATTCCGATTTTATTTTCGCCATTATTATTGAAGAATGGGGAACAGTGGGAGGAATTGTAATCATGATACTATACCTGGTGCTTTTATACCGATGTATCAAGATCGTAACCCGGGCGCCCAAGGCCTTCGGTGCGCTCCTGGCAGCCGGACTAAGTTTTAGTCTGACCATTCAGGCCTTTGCGAATATGGCTGTAGCTGTAGGGTTGGGTCCGGTAACAGGGGTTCCGCTTCCGTTGGTAAGCATGGGCGGTACATCAATGATCTTCACAAGTGTGGCTTTCGGCATTATACTCAGTGTGAGCCGCGATGTAGAAGAAAATGCCAAATTGACGCCGAAAGAAGAAAAAATAAATAATAAAATAATTGTTGGAGAGATTCCAGCGATAGCGTAA
- a CDS encoding four helix bundle protein — MMENVSKIDFVTAIKARTKKLVLDSIKFYQALPKTEEARILGRQFMRSSSSVGSNYRAACRSRSKAEFYAKLSIVVEEADETAFWIEILTESGISDLVKAQPLLKEVNEILAIVAKARKTVSNNK; from the coding sequence ATGATGGAGAATGTTAGTAAAATAGATTTTGTTACGGCAATAAAAGCAAGAACAAAAAAGTTGGTTTTAGATTCAATTAAGTTCTATCAAGCATTACCAAAAACCGAAGAAGCAAGAATATTAGGTAGGCAATTTATGCGTTCCTCTTCTTCAGTTGGATCAAATTATAGAGCAGCCTGTAGAAGCAGGTCAAAAGCTGAGTTTTACGCAAAACTTAGCATAGTTGTAGAAGAGGCTGATGAAACAGCTTTTTGGATTGAAATTTTAACCGAATCTGGAATTTCGGATTTAGTTAAAGCTCAGCCATTATTAAAAGAAGTAAATGAAATTTTGGCAATTGTAGCTAAGGCAAGAAAAACAGTAAGTAATAATAAATAG